One window of Alkaliphilus metalliredigens QYMF genomic DNA carries:
- a CDS encoding cyclic lactone autoinducer peptide, with translation MKFTSIAMSWLAAVVLVFAEVGGSINCIGFLYQPKYPGKK, from the coding sequence GTGAAATTTACTAGCATTGCAATGAGTTGGTTAGCAGCTGTTGTACTTGTATTTGCTGAAGTTGGTGGTAGTATCAATTGTATTGGATTCTTGTATCAACCGAAGTACCCTGGAAAGAAATAG
- a CDS encoding MerR family transcriptional regulator produces MKKKSHIYFTTGEFANLVGVSKDTLFHYDKIGVFSPEIKGNNHYRYYSVYQAEVFNVIATLKEVNMPLKEIKAYLNKRTPDEYILLLEKEEASLDTKIRELQKMKGLISQKISITKSAVGINTSEILLEEKIKDEFLVITKTVPFTGEKSIAASIKKHYEYLNEHNIISPYSLGCMVDSEKVFDDLDSYDYFFTKVSKTSDSYNFIREKGSYLTAYHTKGYLNIKDTYDRILEFAKNEGLKPEGYFYEDVLLDELSVKEYDQYLIQISIKILK; encoded by the coding sequence ATGAAAAAGAAATCCCATATTTATTTCACCACAGGTGAGTTTGCCAATCTAGTTGGTGTTAGTAAGGACACATTGTTTCATTATGATAAAATAGGTGTTTTTTCACCTGAAATAAAAGGAAATAATCATTATCGATATTACTCAGTTTACCAAGCTGAAGTCTTTAATGTTATTGCCACCCTTAAGGAAGTGAATATGCCCCTTAAAGAAATAAAAGCCTATCTCAATAAAAGAACTCCTGATGAGTACATTCTTTTGTTAGAAAAAGAAGAAGCCTCCCTTGATACAAAGATAAGAGAGTTGCAAAAAATGAAGGGTCTTATTTCTCAAAAAATTAGTATTACAAAATCTGCAGTTGGAATAAATACATCAGAAATTCTTCTTGAAGAAAAGATTAAAGATGAGTTTTTAGTAATTACTAAGACAGTACCCTTTACAGGAGAAAAAAGTATAGCAGCCTCAATAAAAAAACACTACGAGTATCTGAATGAACATAATATTATTAGTCCTTATTCTTTAGGCTGTATGGTGGATTCAGAAAAAGTATTTGATGATCTTGATAGTTATGATTATTTTTTTACTAAAGTTTCCAAAACATCAGATTCTTATAATTTTATACGAGAAAAAGGAAGTTATTTAACCGCTTATCACACAAAAGGCTACTTAAATATTAAAGATACCTATGACAGAATATTGGAATTTGCAAAAAATGAAGGTTTAAAGCCAGAGGGTTATTTTTATGAGGATGTATTGTTAGACGAACTATCTGTTAAGGAATATGATCAGTATTTAATCCAGATTTCTATCAAAATTTTGAAATAA
- a CDS encoding sensor histidine kinase, translating to MNIIANLITNTIDIFLLYLFISYTVNNMKFRPIEPKDMYKLLFLIAFNTTINQFLGLANLVGYILVLFTMSYTLSLIFNRSYLNIALIFLYGLALLFLSELIVVYGIALIFNVDPSEMLMLNTYRILAIILAKFISFMVIHKWTERMPLLESIKNKKQLPLVLMFLFNTIIIYLVFVFYRYLEGSLAISKILLFSVICAVLLFNWLSYILTRKVVYQEQQEELMKLKVREYENQSLYLKNAEELIEGIRSQRHDLNNYIGTLYGLLSLNKIETAKQYIESIEEEFSSVNEIIDIGHPIIMVLVDLKREKARREKISFDIDIDVPRNLTIDDIDLSIVLSNVLDNAIEACISSNSFNMTIDLKMYVNEGYLIIKIVNTKSPSYSINEESIEQSFTTKPDKSNHGIGLRNIKKVIVQNNGYIKLNDKGTVMEIQIALPQIER from the coding sequence ATGAATATAATAGCTAATCTGATTACTAATACCATAGACATATTTTTACTTTATCTATTTATTAGTTATACTGTAAATAACATGAAATTTCGACCAATTGAACCTAAAGACATGTACAAGCTATTGTTTCTTATTGCATTTAACACAACTATCAATCAATTTCTAGGTCTTGCAAATCTAGTTGGTTACATTCTTGTACTTTTTACAATGAGTTATACGCTTTCCTTGATTTTTAATAGAAGCTACTTAAATATAGCCCTTATTTTCCTATATGGATTAGCACTTCTGTTTCTTTCGGAGTTAATCGTTGTGTATGGGATAGCTCTAATATTCAACGTAGATCCATCAGAAATGCTAATGTTGAACACTTATCGCATACTGGCCATCATACTTGCTAAATTCATTTCCTTTATGGTTATACATAAATGGACAGAGCGTATGCCACTTTTAGAATCAATTAAAAACAAAAAGCAATTGCCCCTTGTATTAATGTTTCTTTTTAACACTATTATCATTTATCTGGTCTTTGTTTTCTACAGATATTTAGAAGGTAGTTTAGCAATAAGCAAAATCTTATTGTTTTCGGTTATATGTGCTGTATTATTATTTAACTGGCTAAGTTATATTTTAACGAGGAAAGTCGTATACCAAGAGCAGCAAGAAGAATTAATGAAGTTAAAAGTTAGAGAATATGAAAATCAAAGTCTTTATTTAAAGAATGCTGAAGAATTGATAGAGGGTATTCGATCCCAAAGGCATGATCTAAATAATTATATTGGCACTCTATATGGGCTGTTATCTTTAAATAAAATCGAAACGGCTAAACAATATATAGAAAGTATCGAAGAAGAATTCTCTAGTGTAAATGAGATTATAGATATAGGGCATCCAATCATTATGGTATTGGTTGATCTTAAAAGAGAAAAAGCACGGAGAGAAAAAATATCTTTTGATATTGACATTGATGTGCCTAGGAATTTAACCATTGATGATATTGACTTATCCATCGTTTTAAGTAATGTGTTAGATAATGCTATTGAAGCATGTATAAGCTCAAATTCCTTTAACATGACGATTGATTTGAAGATGTACGTTAATGAAGGATACCTTATTATAAAGATAGTAAATACCAAATCCCCTTCTTATTCTATAAATGAAGAAAGTATAGAACAATCATTTACAACAAAGCCAGATAAATCTAACCATGGAATTGGATTAAGAAATATAAAAAAAGTAATTGTTCAAAACAATGGATATATAAAATTGAATGATAAGGGCACTGTTATGGAGATACAAATAGCTCTGCCTCAAATAGAAAGATGA
- a CDS encoding response regulator has product MSNRVLIVDDAGFMRMTIKDVLTKNGYEVVGEAENGLKAVEKFKELEPTLTIMDITMPEMNGIEAVKEIKKIDANAKVIMCSAMGQKSMVIEAIKAGAKDFIVKPFQEDGVIQAVQKVLG; this is encoded by the coding sequence ATGTCGAATAGAGTTCTAATTGTTGATGATGCAGGATTTATGAGAATGACGATCAAGGATGTGTTAACCAAAAATGGATATGAAGTCGTAGGAGAAGCAGAAAACGGTTTGAAGGCAGTAGAGAAATTTAAAGAATTAGAGCCAACACTTACGATAATGGATATCACCATGCCTGAAATGAATGGTATAGAAGCGGTTAAAGAAATAAAGAAGATAGATGCCAATGCGAAGGTCATCATGTGTTCTGCTATGGGACAAAAGTCTATGGTAATTGAAGCTATTAAAGCAGGAGCAAAGGACTTCATTGTAAAACCCTTCCAAGAAGATGGTGTGATCCAAGCTGTACAAAAGGTGTTAGGGTAA
- a CDS encoding LytR/AlgR family response regulator transcription factor, which translates to MKLNIAICDDDTYHVESIKEFLCQLTKEHDTVIIEAYSGEELLDKAQNKSINIAFLDIDMAGMNGIEVGKEIRKMFPEAIIVFLTGYKHYALEAFNLESFQYIIKPITHSKFQSLVEKIMIRLKEKESYKEQSRYFIIKNQKDVIKLEHNKIYFFERQGKKVLVFSDQGSYEFRDTLKSVLISLDNALFVRCHHGFIVNTQKILKVQGDMIMFNDIDKNIPISRRYKPLILEHLQNNIFREK; encoded by the coding sequence ATGAAACTGAATATTGCAATATGCGATGATGACACCTATCATGTAGAATCCATTAAAGAATTTCTTTGTCAACTGACTAAGGAGCACGATACCGTCATTATTGAGGCATATAGTGGTGAAGAGCTGTTAGATAAGGCTCAAAACAAGTCTATAAACATAGCTTTTCTTGATATAGATATGGCAGGTATGAACGGAATAGAGGTTGGTAAAGAAATTAGAAAAATGTTTCCTGAAGCTATCATTGTTTTTCTTACTGGATATAAACACTATGCTCTGGAAGCTTTTAATCTAGAATCATTCCAGTACATAATCAAACCAATTACACACTCGAAGTTTCAAAGTTTGGTCGAAAAAATTATGATACGATTAAAAGAAAAAGAATCGTATAAGGAGCAATCAAGGTATTTCATTATAAAAAACCAAAAAGACGTAATCAAATTAGAGCATAATAAAATCTATTTCTTTGAAAGACAGGGTAAGAAAGTATTGGTTTTTTCGGACCAAGGGTCATATGAATTCAGAGATACCTTGAAGTCTGTTCTAATCAGCTTAGATAATGCTTTATTCGTAAGATGTCATCATGGTTTTATCGTTAATACCCAAAAGATCTTAAAAGTTCAAGGAGATATGATTATGTTTAATGATATAGATAAAAACATACCAATTAGCAGACGATATAAACCTCTGATATTAGAACATCTCCAAAACAATATTTTTAGAGAAAAGTAG
- a CDS encoding flagellar basal body-associated FliL family protein, translating to METKKVIIYALIALVLSTVVFGGILYFTIFRTPDEMPAEVKVYEYNLGGFSTNLSTVRSYFKGEMVIETTEKALLSVFVEKNAELRDQIIKVFIGKESVDILDPDGQQQLREELIRVISNVTKSDKITNLYFVDYIIQ from the coding sequence ATGGAGACAAAGAAAGTAATCATTTATGCGCTAATTGCATTGGTCTTGTCCACTGTTGTTTTTGGAGGAATTTTATACTTTACAATATTTAGAACGCCTGATGAAATGCCAGCAGAGGTAAAGGTATATGAATATAATTTAGGTGGATTTAGCACAAACTTAAGTACCGTTAGAAGTTATTTTAAGGGCGAAATGGTGATTGAAACAACTGAGAAAGCATTACTAAGCGTTTTTGTAGAGAAGAACGCTGAGTTACGGGACCAAATCATCAAAGTCTTTATTGGAAAAGAATCTGTAGATATTTTGGATCCTGATGGACAACAACAATTGAGAGAAGAATTAATCCGTGTGATTTCAAATGTAACAAAATCTGATAAGATAACAAACTTATACTTTGTAGATTACATAATCCAGTAG
- a CDS encoding accessory gene regulator ArgB-like protein, with the protein MINKLACYTANKMVQTNAITRQDIDSYIFGTEMLIITLAKGIGLFVIACFFGLLIEATIFILAFSSLRMQAGGFHARSFLKCFFITDIITFTSIYIAYIIPTDFILISQIAFLIWTIQLILQFAPIETPNKPLTSHEKRLYKTRSYIVVIIGTILALALSWTSPHHSIYGLIFSLGFFCEGITLVPLFSKKAL; encoded by the coding sequence ATGATTAATAAATTGGCTTGCTATACTGCAAATAAAATGGTGCAAACTAATGCTATCACTAGACAAGATATAGATTCTTATATCTTTGGAACTGAGATGTTAATCATTACATTAGCAAAAGGTATAGGATTGTTTGTTATCGCTTGTTTCTTTGGCCTGTTGATAGAGGCGACAATATTTATTTTAGCCTTTAGCTCTTTAAGAATGCAAGCAGGAGGATTTCATGCTAGGTCATTTTTAAAATGTTTTTTCATTACAGATATTATCACATTCACTTCTATTTATATCGCATACATAATTCCCACTGATTTTATTTTGATATCTCAGATTGCATTTCTCATTTGGACTATCCAATTAATTCTTCAATTCGCACCCATTGAAACTCCCAATAAACCATTAACATCTCATGAAAAAAGGCTTTACAAAACTAGAAGTTATATTGTGGTAATCATTGGAACTATACTCGCTTTAGCGTTAAGTTGGACAAGTCCACATCACTCTATATATGGATTGATTTTTTCACTAGGTTTCTTTTGTGAAGGTATTACTTTAGTACCTTTATTTTCAAAGAAAGCATTATAA
- the ltrA gene encoding group II intron reverse transcriptase/maturase — translation MKKEKPFQITKRAVFEAFKKVEANKGAPGIDEVTLQEYENNLEDNLYKLWNSMSSGSYFPQAVRGVEIPKKNGGVRVLGVPSIDDRIAQNVMVSELNPKVEPIFYEDSYGYRENKSAIDAIEVTRKRCWEYDWLIEFDIVGLFDNINHDLLMKAVKQHTNEKWVILYIERTLKVPMVMSDGIHVERTKGTPQGGVISAVLANLFMHYAFDHWMTRKHSNNPWVRYADDGLIHSHSLKEAEVLLLKLGERFKDCHLEIHPNKTKIIYCKDDNRKQNHIHTNFDFLGYTFRARTVKTKKGNYFTGFTPAVSKIAIKSFMDKIKKLRKNSYLSLTELAEKMNPIIRGWANYFDKFTASKVHAILSCVNLSLARWMMKKSKRYKNKFMAALRRLSSIAEETPSLFVHWKMGICPKN, via the coding sequence ATGAAGAAGGAGAAACCCTTTCAAATTACAAAACGCGCAGTGTTTGAGGCATTTAAAAAAGTAGAAGCTAACAAAGGTGCTCCAGGCATTGATGAGGTAACACTCCAAGAATATGAAAACAACTTGGAAGATAACCTCTATAAATTATGGAATAGCATGTCTTCAGGAAGTTACTTTCCGCAAGCTGTACGCGGTGTAGAAATTCCCAAGAAAAACGGAGGAGTTAGAGTCTTAGGTGTTCCAAGTATTGACGATCGTATCGCACAAAATGTTATGGTCTCGGAGCTAAATCCCAAAGTAGAACCCATTTTTTATGAGGATTCATATGGGTATAGAGAGAATAAAAGTGCTATAGATGCTATCGAAGTGACGAGAAAACGGTGTTGGGAGTATGACTGGTTAATTGAGTTTGACATCGTGGGTCTATTCGACAACATTAATCACGACCTTCTCATGAAAGCAGTGAAGCAACATACAAATGAGAAGTGGGTTATCCTATATATTGAAAGAACACTAAAAGTGCCGATGGTTATGTCAGATGGAATACACGTCGAAAGAACAAAAGGAACCCCCCAAGGTGGAGTAATCAGCGCAGTGCTTGCAAATCTCTTTATGCACTATGCTTTTGACCACTGGATGACACGAAAACACTCAAATAACCCTTGGGTACGTTACGCAGATGATGGATTAATACACAGTCATAGTTTAAAAGAAGCAGAAGTACTCTTGCTTAAACTAGGAGAGCGATTTAAAGATTGCCACCTAGAAATCCATCCAAATAAAACCAAGATTATTTACTGCAAAGATGACAACAGGAAACAAAACCATATCCACACCAACTTTGATTTTCTAGGATATACATTCAGAGCTCGTACGGTGAAAACAAAGAAGGGAAATTATTTCACAGGATTCACCCCGGCAGTTAGCAAAATTGCCATAAAGAGCTTCATGGATAAAATTAAGAAACTAAGAAAGAATTCCTATCTGTCTTTAACCGAATTAGCAGAGAAAATGAACCCTATTATTCGAGGTTGGGCTAACTATTTCGATAAATTTACAGCAAGTAAAGTTCATGCAATTCTATCGTGTGTCAATTTGAGTCTTGCCAGATGGATGATGAAGAAGTCTAAACGCTATAAAAATAAATTTATGGCAGCTTTAAGGAGATTAAGCTCTATTGCAGAAGAAACACCATCACTGTTTGTCCACTGGAAGATGGGCATATGTCCCAAGAACTGA
- the fliN gene encoding flagellar motor switch protein FliN, producing the protein MNDDMISQEEIDALLKGSTNISSDNDRIDEVQPSTKQSKVSVQPIQFQAFEQVSSKGVPENISTIQDVPLSVTVELGRTVKKISEVLEFGPGTIIEVEKLVGEHVDILVNGQYVAKGEVVVIDENYGTRITEIAKVGNRLSKI; encoded by the coding sequence ATGAATGATGATATGATTTCGCAAGAAGAAATTGATGCGCTGCTTAAGGGCAGTACTAATATATCCTCAGATAATGATAGGATAGATGAAGTACAACCATCTACAAAACAAAGCAAAGTAAGTGTACAGCCCATTCAATTTCAGGCATTTGAACAAGTATCTAGCAAAGGGGTTCCTGAGAATATTTCAACGATTCAAGATGTCCCTCTGAGTGTGACTGTAGAGCTAGGGAGAACTGTAAAGAAAATTAGTGAGGTACTGGAGTTTGGGCCAGGAACCATCATTGAAGTCGAAAAACTGGTTGGAGAGCATGTAGATATATTAGTGAATGGTCAATATGTAGCCAAGGGTGAGGTTGTTGTCATAGATGAGAATTATGGAACTAGAATTACAGAGATCGCAAAAGTAGGTAATCGATTATCAAAAATCTAA
- the fliM gene encoding flagellar motor switch protein FliM, whose amino-acid sequence MKLLSDVLSQNEIDDLFQALNSGEVEIDEMKDEKIEKKIKSYDFKSPKKLAKDQLRTLQIIHDNFSGMLNTFLAGYLRTYVQAEVLTVEELSYYEFSNSVVNPAVLSIINFTPLEGQIIVDISPSISFTLIERILGGMGKETEEIRPFTEIETTLIKNLMRQVINLMIDPWENVIELQPKLDKIETNSQFAQIVSPNDTVALITLNLKIGDVEGMMNICIPHIVIEPILDKLSTKLWFSNSSKPVTERDKKALQKRVEKSAVDITAQLGSTCVTVKDFLELQMGDVIMLDNPVDKELQILVGDKIRYRGLPGTSKNKLAVKVTGIDQKGDEIYE is encoded by the coding sequence GTGAAGTTGTTGTCTGACGTACTGTCACAAAATGAAATTGATGACCTATTTCAAGCACTAAACTCAGGTGAAGTTGAAATTGATGAAATGAAGGATGAAAAGATAGAAAAGAAGATTAAAAGTTATGACTTTAAAAGTCCCAAAAAACTCGCGAAAGACCAATTAAGAACATTACAAATCATTCATGATAATTTTTCCGGAATGTTAAATACGTTTTTAGCAGGTTATTTAAGAACCTACGTTCAAGCAGAGGTATTAACTGTAGAAGAACTTTCTTATTATGAATTTAGTAATTCTGTTGTGAATCCAGCAGTGTTATCAATTATAAACTTTACGCCTTTAGAGGGACAGATTATAGTTGATATCTCTCCAAGTATTTCATTTACTTTAATCGAGAGAATTCTTGGAGGAATGGGAAAAGAGACAGAAGAAATACGACCTTTTACAGAAATAGAAACAACCTTAATCAAAAACTTAATGAGACAGGTAATCAACTTGATGATTGATCCATGGGAAAATGTCATTGAACTGCAACCTAAGCTAGATAAGATTGAAACCAACTCCCAGTTTGCTCAAATTGTGTCTCCCAATGACACTGTGGCTTTAATCACTCTAAATCTAAAGATTGGTGATGTGGAGGGGATGATGAATATTTGTATCCCACACATTGTGATTGAACCCATTTTAGATAAGTTAAGTACAAAGCTTTGGTTTTCAAATAGTAGTAAACCAGTAACAGAAAGAGATAAAAAGGCATTACAAAAAAGAGTGGAAAAAAGCGCAGTGGACATTACAGCTCAGTTAGGCAGTACATGTGTAACTGTCAAAGATTTTCTGGAACTACAGATGGGCGACGTTATTATGTTGGACAATCCAGTAGACAAAGAGCTACAGATATTGGTAGGAGACAAAATAAGATATCGGGGCCTTCCTGGAACCTCAAAGAATAAATTGGCTGTAAAGGTGACGGGAATTGACCAGAAGGGGGATGAGATATATGAATGA
- a CDS encoding MATE family efflux transporter produces the protein MENSIAKEYNLVSLLKFALPTIVMMVFMSIYSIIDGIFVARFVSINALSAVNIVYPILSTILAMGLMLATGGSAIIAKKIGEEKLEEARKNFTLIILVGTAIGLGIMLLGLLFIKPILSILGANKELFYLSHEYATTFLFFTPLAILQMLFLNFFITAGRPKIGLALTVIGGCANIVLDYYFIVTLGMGLMGAALATGIGMAIPAVIGLFYFSFYRKGILYLVRPQFDTKVLVQTCINGSSEMVTNLSLAIVTLLYNLIMMKYLGIDGVAAITVLLYTQFLLTAIFLGFSMGVAPIISYNYGSQNIIQIKRIFKYSMIFTFAGSLAAFVNSLLFAPFLIQIFAQKASNVYTIALDGFTIFSISFLFSGFNIFSSAMFTAFSNGKVSAIISFMRTFVFIAIGLLLLPLIMGVTGAWWAITLAEFLSMLMCLLYLIKYKKRYSYM, from the coding sequence GTGGAAAATTCAATCGCAAAAGAGTACAACTTAGTTTCACTTTTGAAATTTGCTTTACCAACCATTGTTATGATGGTTTTCATGTCCATTTATTCAATAATTGATGGAATCTTTGTAGCAAGGTTTGTCAGTATAAATGCATTGTCTGCAGTTAATATTGTTTATCCAATATTAAGTACGATTCTAGCAATGGGTTTAATGTTGGCCACAGGAGGAAGTGCCATAATAGCAAAGAAAATAGGAGAAGAAAAATTAGAGGAAGCTAGAAAAAATTTCACCCTTATCATTCTTGTTGGTACTGCTATTGGCTTAGGTATTATGCTTTTGGGACTACTCTTTATTAAACCAATACTTTCAATACTGGGAGCCAATAAAGAACTTTTTTATCTTAGTCATGAATATGCTACTACTTTTTTATTTTTCACCCCTTTAGCTATACTTCAAATGCTTTTCTTGAATTTTTTTATAACAGCAGGAAGACCCAAAATAGGTTTGGCTTTGACTGTTATTGGAGGATGTGCAAACATTGTACTTGATTACTACTTTATCGTTACATTAGGCATGGGACTTATGGGTGCGGCACTTGCAACAGGTATCGGGATGGCCATACCTGCTGTAATTGGATTGTTTTATTTTTCTTTTTACAGAAAAGGTATACTTTATTTGGTAAGACCACAATTTGACACAAAGGTTTTAGTACAAACTTGTATTAATGGCTCTTCGGAAATGGTGACTAATTTATCCCTTGCCATAGTAACTTTATTATATAATTTAATTATGATGAAGTATTTAGGGATAGATGGAGTGGCAGCAATTACAGTACTACTTTATACACAGTTTTTGCTAACTGCAATATTCTTAGGGTTTTCAATGGGGGTTGCACCTATCATAAGCTATAACTATGGTAGTCAAAATATTATACAGATAAAAAGAATTTTTAAATATTCTATGATATTTACCTTTGCAGGATCACTGGCAGCCTTTGTAAATTCCCTTCTATTTGCACCTTTCTTAATACAGATTTTTGCCCAGAAAGCTAGCAATGTATATACGATTGCCCTTGATGGTTTTACCATATTTAGTATTAGCTTTTTATTTTCAGGGTTTAATATCTTTAGCTCAGCAATGTTTACAGCTTTTTCAAATGGTAAGGTTTCAGCAATCATTTCTTTTATGCGCACCTTTGTTTTCATAGCTATAGGATTGTTGTTACTACCATTAATCATGGGAGTAACTGGTGCATGGTGGGCAATTACACTTGCAGAATTTTTATCAATGCTGATGTGTCTTCTTTATCTAATTAAATACAAAAAAAGGTATAGCTATATGTAG
- the flhA gene encoding flagellar biosynthesis protein FlhA: MKFGDIIVAVAVIAIVIIIIIPIPLAAVDVLLSFNISLALLILLIAMYTKEALEFSIFPSILLLTTLLRLSLNITTTRYILSTGNAGSLIDTFGNFVIGGDAIVGFIVFLIIVIVQFLVITKGSERVAEVAARFTLDAMPGKQMAIDADLNAGLIDDHQARDRRKKIQREADFYGAMDGASKFVKGDAIAGIIITMINIVAGFAIGSMGGLSMGEAMRTYTLLTVGDGLVSQIPALLISTATGIVVTRAASEDNLGSDVISQLFKQPKIMFIISGFLMAFAFATPMPVFPFFSLGTLFLYIGMNLRKKFRESEIETQPDEIQEAADEKRKPENVMPLLNVDPIELEFGYGIIPLADSNQGGDLFDRLVMIRRQCAMELGVIVPMIRLRDNIQLEPNQYVIKIKGVEITSGEIVFDHYLAMNPGLAEGELEGIDTVEPAFGLPAKWINEEERENAEMYGYTVVDPPSIIATHLTEVIKKHSHELLGRQEVKKLIDNVKETNSVLVEELIPSQLSLGEVQKVLANLLKEGVSIRNMVTILETLADHASMTRDVDMLTEYVRQGLGRAITKQFITTQPAKVITLEQSLEQKIMDSLQQTERGTFISIDPEIVQVILRNLSKQVQNMMSLGEQPIVITAPIVRLYFKRLSEQLTSDLVVLSYNEVDPSVEMESVGAVSV; this comes from the coding sequence ATGAAGTTTGGTGATATTATCGTGGCAGTAGCCGTGATTGCCATTGTAATCATAATTATTATTCCTATACCATTAGCAGCAGTAGATGTGCTATTAAGCTTTAATATATCATTGGCGCTCCTGATTTTGTTAATTGCAATGTATACAAAGGAAGCTTTAGAATTTTCTATTTTTCCATCGATACTTCTTTTAACAACTTTATTACGGCTGTCGTTGAATATCACAACAACAAGATATATTTTATCAACTGGTAATGCTGGGAGTTTGATTGATACCTTTGGTAACTTTGTAATTGGTGGAGATGCAATCGTTGGATTTATTGTCTTTCTAATTATTGTGATTGTGCAGTTTCTAGTCATTACAAAAGGATCTGAAAGGGTAGCTGAAGTAGCAGCAAGGTTTACATTAGATGCCATGCCAGGTAAACAAATGGCCATTGATGCAGATTTAAATGCGGGCCTGATAGATGATCATCAAGCCCGTGATCGAAGAAAAAAGATACAAAGAGAAGCGGATTTCTACGGTGCCATGGATGGAGCCAGTAAATTTGTAAAGGGAGACGCCATCGCAGGAATAATCATTACCATGATTAACATCGTGGCAGGCTTTGCAATTGGATCTATGGGTGGCTTAAGCATGGGCGAAGCCATGAGAACATATACGCTGTTGACTGTGGGTGATGGACTTGTGAGTCAAATACCTGCCCTATTAATATCAACCGCAACTGGCATTGTGGTGACAAGAGCAGCTTCAGAAGACAATCTAGGTAGCGATGTAATTAGTCAGCTCTTTAAACAGCCTAAAATTATGTTTATTATTTCTGGGTTTCTCATGGCTTTTGCATTTGCAACACCGATGCCAGTTTTTCCTTTCTTTTCCTTAGGCACTTTATTTCTTTATATAGGAATGAATTTAAGGAAAAAATTCCGGGAATCAGAAATTGAAACACAGCCAGATGAAATTCAAGAGGCAGCAGATGAAAAAAGAAAGCCAGAAAATGTTATGCCATTATTGAATGTAGATCCAATCGAACTAGAATTTGGCTACGGCATTATTCCTTTGGCTGATAGCAACCAAGGGGGAGACCTGTTTGACCGATTGGTGATGATTCGTAGACAGTGTGCCATGGAACTTGGGGTAATTGTCCCTATGATTAGACTTCGTGATAACATTCAACTAGAACCCAATCAATATGTGATTAAGATAAAGGGTGTTGAGATCACATCTGGGGAAATTGTATTTGATCACTATCTAGCAATGAATCCTGGATTGGCTGAGGGAGAATTAGAAGGTATCGACACTGTGGAGCCAGCATTTGGCCTTCCAGCTAAATGGATCAATGAGGAAGAACGAGAAAATGCAGAGATGTATGGCTATACCGTTGTAGATCCACCTTCAATTATTGCGACCCATTTAACTGAAGTTATTAAAAAGCACTCTCATGAGTTACTAGGTAGACAAGAAGTGAAGAAATTGATTGATAATGTAAAAGAAACAAACTCTGTTTTAGTTGAAGAATTAATCCCAAGTCAATTGAGTCTTGGTGAAGTACAGAAAGTGTTGGCTAATTTGCTAAAGGAAGGTGTCTCAATAAGAAACATGGTGACGATACTCGAAACCTTAGCAGATCATGCATCTATGACCCGTGATGTAGATATGTTGACAGAATATGTGAGACAAGGATTAGGACGTGCCATTACAAAACAATTCATCACAACCCAACCTGCAAAGGTGATTACATTGGAACAAAGTTTGGAACAAAAAATAATGGATTCATTGCAACAAACGGAAAGAGGTACATTTATATCAATTGATCCAGAAATTGTTCAAGTGATATTAAGAAATCTTTCAAAGCAAGTTCAAAATATGATGTCCCTAGGCGAACAACCTATTGTGATTACGGCACCCATCGTTCGATTATATTTCAAAAGATTATCTGAACAACTTACATCTGATTTGGTTGTTTTATCTTATAATGAAGTGGACCCTTCAGTAGAAATGGAATCAGTAGGGGCAGTGAGTGTTTAA